Proteins encoded in a region of the Nostoc sp. UHCC 0926 genome:
- a CDS encoding MATE family efflux transporter has translation MTSQKQSQLTNEILQGNLVKLMLKLSIPSIGGKLVLGLTPFIDALFAGQFIGKTAIGGITLALPFIAIVAGLTDLVGVGSASIFSRAIGSGDIKTQSKVFGNLVIMSVVISFVITIISYTFAEELIVFIGGRGEVASAGTEFLKTYVLSSVFSTVGIACNYLIKAEGKLRISLILAIIYFIINLIFNTIFINIFHWEILGLALATVIAMAAYCLGVLTYYFSGKSLIKINFDMLKLSNKLIAEVISVGSSNLLIPVLGLIQSFVVLKSISHYGTQNDIAFFGATVTLTSLTLIPLNGFTQALQPVIGINYGARNYDRIKKSYLIFIICTTGLLTLFWLSIQLSPKTFLSLLLPNVNFTQNDFFNFRIMSFLIPMMPIVQFGAILFQSLGKGKIVSVIVFLKSLLFFIPSILIFSKLMGIKGIYIGSVVSDFLVLLIALVLTVIEFQQLNKMLVKIYHS, from the coding sequence ATGACTTCACAAAAACAATCTCAACTGACAAATGAGATCCTCCAAGGTAATCTCGTTAAACTCATGCTCAAGTTATCAATCCCCAGTATTGGGGGAAAGCTTGTACTAGGCTTGACTCCTTTTATTGATGCTTTATTTGCAGGGCAATTCATTGGTAAAACTGCTATTGGTGGTATAACTCTTGCTTTACCATTCATTGCTATCGTGGCTGGTTTGACTGATTTAGTTGGAGTAGGTTCTGCTTCTATTTTTAGTAGAGCTATTGGTTCTGGAGATATCAAAACTCAGTCCAAAGTCTTTGGTAATTTAGTAATAATGAGTGTTGTTATTTCCTTTGTTATCACAATTATTAGCTACACTTTTGCTGAAGAATTAATTGTATTCATAGGAGGTCGTGGGGAAGTAGCTTCTGCTGGAACAGAATTTTTGAAGACTTATGTGCTTAGTTCGGTATTTTCTACTGTAGGAATTGCTTGTAATTATCTCATTAAAGCAGAAGGTAAACTCAGAATTTCTCTCATACTTGCTATTATTTATTTTATTATTAATCTGATTTTTAATACTATCTTTATTAATATTTTTCATTGGGAAATCCTGGGATTAGCCCTGGCTACAGTTATTGCAATGGCGGCTTACTGTCTTGGAGTATTAACTTATTATTTTTCTGGTAAAAGTTTGATAAAAATTAATTTTGATATGTTGAAATTATCAAACAAATTAATAGCGGAAGTTATATCAGTAGGAAGTTCAAATTTATTAATACCAGTACTTGGTTTAATTCAAAGTTTTGTCGTTTTAAAATCAATTTCTCATTATGGAACACAGAATGATATAGCTTTTTTTGGAGCAACAGTAACATTGACCTCATTGACACTCATTCCCTTAAATGGGTTTACACAAGCTTTGCAACCTGTGATTGGTATAAATTATGGAGCCAGAAATTATGACAGAATCAAAAAATCTTATTTGATTTTTATCATTTGCACAACTGGTTTATTAACATTATTTTGGCTTTCTATACAGCTATCTCCAAAAACGTTTCTAAGCTTACTTTTGCCTAACGTTAATTTCACTCAAAATGATTTCTTCAACTTTCGTATTATGAGTTTTTTAATACCAATGATGCCGATTGTTCAATTTGGTGCAATTTTATTTCAATCTCTAGGAAAAGGTAAAATTGTTTCAGTAATAGTTTTCTTAAAGAGTTTATTATTTTTTATTCCATCAATACTTATTTTTAGCAAATTAATGGGTATAAAAGGTATATACATTGGAAGTGTTGTCAGTGATTTTTTAGTTTTACTAATAGCATTGGTATTAACAGTTATAGAATTTCAGCAGTTAAACAAAATGCTAGTTAAAATATATCATTCCTAA
- a CDS encoding SDR family NAD(P)-dependent oxidoreductase, with amino-acid sequence MVQSTKGAVVITGTSTGLGRVTALLLDKQGYHVFAGVRTEKDAESLKQAASGDLTPIIMDVTKPEQIQSALEFVSLAVGDEGLFGLVNNAVVAVSGPWECIAIDDLRWQFEVGVFGLIAVTQAFLPMIRKAKGRIINISAIGGRLASPFFGPLVASKFALEAITDSMRMELHSSEVEVLSILASSLNTEVSEKVEVIYQKTLDNMSLETKAIYGNFYRKFMEAVVEGNRQGMPPEKVADVILETLEARKPKRQYVITESKWNITIGALKKRLMSHEYFYDYYYSRLKESLGIDE; translated from the coding sequence ATGGTTCAGAGTACAAAAGGGGCTGTGGTGATCACAGGAACATCTACAGGTCTCGGTCGAGTAACTGCCCTCTTGTTGGACAAGCAAGGGTATCATGTCTTCGCTGGAGTCCGCACAGAAAAAGACGCTGAATCACTAAAGCAGGCTGCATCTGGTGATTTAACACCAATCATCATGGATGTCACAAAACCAGAACAAATTCAATCTGCCTTAGAATTTGTCTCGCTAGCAGTTGGCGATGAAGGACTGTTCGGATTAGTTAACAATGCAGTTGTAGCAGTAAGCGGGCCGTGGGAGTGTATTGCGATTGATGACCTGAGATGGCAATTTGAAGTAGGTGTTTTCGGGCTGATTGCAGTCACACAGGCATTTTTACCAATGATCCGAAAAGCTAAAGGTCGGATTATTAATATTAGTGCGATCGGAGGTAGATTAGCTTCGCCATTTTTCGGTCCTTTAGTTGCTTCAAAGTTTGCCCTGGAGGCAATAACAGATTCTATGCGGATGGAATTACATTCTTCTGAAGTTGAAGTTCTTTCTATCCTAGCAAGTTCACTGAATACAGAAGTGTCTGAGAAAGTGGAGGTAATCTACCAGAAAACATTAGATAATATGTCACTTGAGACCAAAGCTATATACGGCAATTTTTACAGAAAATTTATGGAAGCAGTGGTAGAGGGAAATCGTCAAGGAATGCCACCTGAAAAAGTCGCAGATGTGATCTTGGAGACTTTGGAAGCTCGCAAACCTAAAAGGCAATATGTTATTACGGAATCAAAGTGGAATATTACAATTGGGGCATTGAAAAAAAGATTAATGTCACATGAGTATTTTTATGATTATTATTATAGTCGTCTGAAAGAAAGTTTAGGAATTGATGAATAA
- a CDS encoding sucrase ferredoxin has translation MQTQQTEQLPLTDCRFCSLISKANGEDPIGTAGTCDHWLIMELPQPWPQNLFQENPTIKPLISLFQELTVKHGVKFRPILIAPDREYSQPGFTRILYYYRPAKLFSQFEKQEFVVPEGEATALLTAILKQLIQQPNDLSKFQQYQQQTSHIRELMVCTHAQVDLACGRFGTPLYRQLRKEYAPASNGKLRVWQTTHFGGHQFAPTLVDLPQGCLWGHLEPEVLDLLVNRNGSALGLRQFYRGWAGLSKFEQIVEREIWMQLGWTWFDYLKTGQVLAKELDEEHHVDEEHHVDEEHHVDEEHHVDEDHPVYWADVRIDFTTTDSNISGAYEAKVEVCDEVISALNSAKQMELQAVKQYRVSCLVKVE, from the coding sequence ATGCAAACTCAACAGACTGAGCAACTTCCCCTTACAGATTGTCGTTTTTGCTCACTGATTTCCAAAGCTAATGGAGAAGACCCAATTGGTACAGCAGGGACTTGCGACCATTGGTTAATCATGGAACTTCCACAACCTTGGCCGCAAAATCTCTTTCAGGAAAATCCAACAATCAAGCCATTAATAAGCTTATTCCAAGAGCTAACTGTCAAGCATGGGGTTAAGTTCAGACCAATTTTAATTGCTCCTGATCGCGAGTACTCTCAACCTGGTTTTACCCGTATACTGTACTACTATCGTCCTGCCAAGCTATTTTCTCAGTTTGAGAAGCAAGAGTTTGTTGTTCCAGAAGGGGAAGCCACTGCTTTGCTAACGGCAATACTCAAGCAGTTAATACAACAGCCCAACGATTTATCAAAGTTTCAGCAGTATCAACAACAAACCAGTCATATTCGCGAACTCATGGTTTGCACCCATGCTCAAGTTGACCTTGCTTGTGGAAGATTTGGGACTCCTCTGTATCGTCAGCTACGTAAGGAATATGCGCCTGCTTCCAATGGAAAGTTAAGAGTGTGGCAAACGACTCATTTTGGAGGTCATCAGTTTGCTCCCACTCTAGTTGATTTACCTCAAGGCTGCTTATGGGGACATTTAGAACCAGAAGTATTGGATTTACTGGTGAACAGAAATGGTTCAGCTTTAGGCTTACGTCAATTCTATCGAGGATGGGCGGGTTTAAGTAAGTTTGAGCAAATTGTTGAGCGCGAAATTTGGATGCAGTTGGGTTGGACTTGGTTTGATTATTTGAAAACTGGTCAAGTCCTAGCAAAAGAACTCGATGAAGAGCATCATGTCGATGAAGAGCATCATGTCGATGAAGAGCATCATGTCGATGAAGAGCATCATGTCGATGAAGATCATCCGGTCTATTGGGCTGATGTGCGTATTGATTTCACCACAACCGATAGCAATATATCAGGTGCTTATGAAGCCAAAGTTGAAGTTTGTGATGAGGTAATAAGTGCATTAAACTCAGCAAAACAGATGGAATTACAAGCGGTTAAGCAGTACCGGGTTAGCTGTTTAGTCAAGGTTGAGTAA
- a CDS encoding cytochrome P450: MQLPPGPKTSTWLLNLQFAADPFGYMDAIGKRYGDIFTIMVGSTPVVIVSNPQGIKEIFTKKEIISPGELNRGLSVLDAHNGLLSIDGLRHKHRRKLLMPPLHGERMRVHGQQICALTEKVMNERAIGKPFLVFPTMQVIALQVILEVLFGLDNGERYKQIGQLIFSTLSFLRSRLTRIVFSFPYLQQDLGRWSPWGYYLRLRQEFDQLVYTEINERREQPERSRSDILSQLVFAQDETGESLTNRDVRDLLPSFIIAGRNTEASAIAWALYWIHKKPAVRDQLLQELDSLGECLDPISIVGLPYLSAVCNEVLRINPIQIQTLPRRAESPIELMGYELSPGTILRGGIYLTHQREDLYPNPKEFKPERFLERQFSPYEFLPFGGGARRCPGEAFGLFEMKLVLATILSRYQLALVDTKPERPMRLGLNYAPARGLKMVIVGQRQRPAKPQQFVVGSV, encoded by the coding sequence ATGCAACTACCCCCAGGACCAAAAACCTCTACCTGGCTGCTGAATCTGCAATTTGCAGCTGATCCCTTTGGCTACATGGATGCCATTGGCAAACGATATGGTGATATTTTCACTATTATGGTTGGTTCTACACCTGTAGTGATAGTGAGCAACCCACAGGGAATTAAAGAGATTTTTACAAAAAAAGAGATTATATCTCCTGGTGAGTTGAACCGAGGACTGTCCGTGCTGGACGCGCACAACGGCTTACTCTCGATTGATGGCTTACGCCACAAGCATCGGCGTAAGCTATTAATGCCTCCTCTTCACGGTGAGCGGATGCGAGTTCACGGGCAGCAAATCTGTGCTCTCACAGAGAAAGTCATGAACGAGCGGGCAATTGGCAAACCCTTTTTGGTCTTTCCCACCATGCAAGTTATTGCCCTGCAAGTGATATTGGAGGTATTGTTTGGCTTGGATAATGGAGAGCGTTACAAACAAATCGGGCAACTGATTTTTTCTACGCTAAGTTTTTTGCGCTCTCGCTTAACGAGAATCGTCTTCTCTTTTCCATACCTGCAACAGGATTTAGGTCGCTGGAGTCCATGGGGATACTATCTGAGGCTCCGGCAAGAATTTGACCAACTTGTCTACACCGAAATCAACGAACGCCGTGAGCAACCAGAGCGCTCTCGTAGTGATATTCTCTCCCAGCTAGTCTTTGCCCAAGATGAAACGGGTGAGTCCTTGACAAATCGGGATGTACGCGATTTGCTACCCTCATTCATAATAGCTGGTAGGAATACTGAAGCAAGTGCAATAGCTTGGGCTTTGTACTGGATTCACAAGAAACCCGCAGTTCGTGACCAACTGCTCCAAGAACTTGATAGCCTTGGTGAATGCCTCGATCCCATAAGCATTGTCGGACTACCGTACCTTAGTGCTGTCTGTAATGAAGTTTTGCGGATTAACCCAATTCAGATACAAACTCTACCACGAAGGGCAGAATCACCAATCGAGCTCATGGGCTATGAATTGAGTCCGGGGACAATACTCAGAGGCGGTATTTATTTAACCCATCAACGTGAGGATTTATACCCAAATCCGAAGGAATTTAAGCCCGAGCGTTTTTTAGAGAGACAATTCTCACCTTATGAATTTTTGCCGTTTGGTGGCGGCGCTCGTCGTTGTCCAGGCGAGGCTTTCGGTTTGTTTGAAATGAAGCTAGTATTGGCAACGATTCTTTCACGCTACCAATTAGCGCTGGTAGACACAAAACCAGAGCGACCAATGCGCTTAGGTCTCAATTATGCCCCTGCTAGAGGCTTGAAGATGGTCATAGTCGGTCAACGTCAGCGCCCAGCCAAGCCACAACAGTTCGTTGTTGGTTCAGTTTAA
- a CDS encoding cytochrome P450, with product MTLPPGPKTPSWLLNQQFKADPFGYMDAISRHYGDVVTIMSGSTSIVYVSNPSGIKQIFTNAKEIIAPGTLNQGFVLTTGNQGILQLDGLRHKHRRKLLMPAFHGGRMQACGQRICELTEKIMSQQAMGKPFVVYPTIEDITLRVSIEVVTGLQKAEQYEKLRQLFSSLIKHVQSPVVNIFRNLPFGQQNLGRWSPQGYLLHLRQEIFDLLYAEVKERRKQADSSCTNILSDLVLANDETGELLSDEEVRDLLLSPIIAAQDASATALAWSLYWIHRLPSVRSQLLHELDSLGESPNPKRILELPYLNAVCNEVLRIYPTQLFTFPRLVESPVEVMGYELSPGTVLIGNIYSTHQREDLYPESKEFKPERFLERQYSPYEFLPFGGGARVCIGATFALFEMKLVLATILSRYQLALLDKRPARPMFDGLLCHPAGGVKMVMHSRRQRQRQPQDLITDSV from the coding sequence ATGACACTACCCCCAGGACCGAAAACCCCCAGTTGGCTGTTGAATCAGCAATTCAAGGCTGACCCCTTTGGTTATATGGATGCTATTTCCAGACATTATGGCGATGTCGTCACCATAATGTCTGGTTCTACATCAATAGTTTATGTCAGCAATCCCTCAGGAATTAAACAGATTTTCACCAATGCAAAAGAGATTATAGCTCCTGGTACATTGAACCAAGGTTTCGTCCTAACGACAGGAAACCAAGGAATACTTCAACTTGATGGCTTGCGCCACAAACATCGACGCAAGCTTTTAATGCCTGCCTTTCACGGTGGGCGGATGCAAGCCTGTGGACAACGGATCTGCGAACTCACAGAAAAAATCATGAGTCAACAGGCAATGGGAAAACCTTTTGTGGTCTACCCTACAATTGAAGATATCACCCTGCGGGTGAGCATAGAAGTTGTCACAGGTTTACAAAAGGCAGAGCAATACGAAAAACTCAGGCAGCTGTTTTCTTCTTTGATAAAACATGTACAATCTCCTGTTGTCAATATTTTTAGGAATCTCCCCTTTGGACAACAGAATTTAGGGCGATGGAGTCCGCAAGGATACCTCCTTCACCTAAGGCAAGAAATTTTCGATTTACTTTACGCTGAAGTTAAAGAGCGCCGCAAGCAAGCAGATTCCTCATGCACTAACATCCTTTCCGACCTAGTATTGGCAAACGATGAAACAGGTGAATTATTAAGCGATGAAGAGGTGCGCGACCTCCTATTATCGCCCATAATAGCAGCTCAAGATGCTTCAGCAACGGCTCTAGCTTGGTCTTTGTACTGGATTCACCGTTTACCTTCTGTAAGATCGCAACTACTCCACGAACTCGATAGTCTTGGTGAGTCACCAAATCCAAAAAGGATTCTCGAACTACCTTACCTCAATGCTGTTTGTAACGAAGTTTTGCGAATTTACCCAACTCAGTTATTTACATTTCCAAGGTTGGTAGAGTCACCAGTTGAGGTAATGGGTTATGAGTTAAGTCCAGGTACGGTGCTCATTGGTAATATTTATTCAACCCATCAGCGTGAGGATTTATATCCAGAATCGAAAGAATTTAAGCCAGAGCGTTTTCTGGAGCGACAATACTCTCCCTATGAATTTCTGCCCTTTGGTGGTGGTGCTCGTGTTTGTATCGGAGCAACTTTTGCTCTATTTGAAATGAAGCTGGTGTTGGCGACGATTCTTTCGCGCTATCAATTAGCGCTGCTTGATAAGCGACCAGCGCGACCAATGTTTGATGGTCTCCTTTGCCACCCGGCTGGTGGCGTGAAGATGGTTATGCATAGTCGGCGTCAGCGCCAAAGGCAGCCACAGGATCTGATTACTGACTCAGTTTAG